The following DNA comes from Aquipuribacter hungaricus.
CGACCACGTCGCGGTCGACAACGTCGCCGCCGCGCGCGCGGCGACGGCCCACCTGCTCGCCCTCGGCAGGCGGCGGGTCGCCGTCGTCGGGGTCGGGGCGAACGGCGCCGGGGCGACGGCCCGGCTCCGGCTGCAGGGCTACCACGAGGCCCTGGCGGCGGCCGGGCTGCCGAGGGACCCGGCGCTGGAGGCGGGGACCGGGGCGCTGCACCGAGCCGACGGGGCCGCGGCGCTCCGGCGCCTGCTCGACCTGCCCGAGCCGCCGGACGCGGTGTTCTGCTTCACCGACCAGCTCGCGCTCGGCGCGCTGCGGGTGGCGCTCGAGCGGGGCCTGGACGTCCCGGGCGACCTGGCCGTCGTCGGGTTCGACGACATCGAGGACGGCCGCTACGCCACGCCGTCGCTCACCACGGTGTCCCCGGACAAGGCCGCGACCGCGAGGCTGGCCGTGGAGTGCCTGGCGGACCGGATCGCCGAGCGGGCGGCCGTGCGGGCCCAGGGCGGCACGGCGCCGGGCGAGGCCCCCGGCGGCGGCGGGACCGCACCGGCCAGGACCGTCGTCGTCGCGCACCGCCTCGAGGTGCGCGAGAGCACCGTCGGCCGCGCGGTCGCGCCCGGCTGACGCCCACCTCCTGACCGCCCTGCCGCCAGGGTGACCCGGCGGCGGGAGATCTGTCGGAGGGGCGGCATACCGTGTCCACGTGCGCCCGGTCACCGACATCACCCGTTCCCTCGCCCCGTTCCAGGTCATCAGCGAGTTCTCGCCCAGCGGCGACCAGCCGGCCGCGATCAAGGACCTCGCCACCCGCGTGAACCGGGGGGACAAGGACTCCGTGCTCCTCGGCGCCACCGGCACGGGCAAGTCGGCGACGACGGCCTGGCTCGTCGAGCAGGTGCAGCGCCCGACCCTGGTCATGGTGCAGAACAAGACGCTCGCCGCCCAGCTCGCCAACGAGTTCCGCGAGCTGCTGCCCAACAACGCCGTCGAGTACTTCGTCTCGTACTACGACTACTACCAGCCCGAGGCGTACGTCCCGCAGACGGACACGTACATCGAGAAGGACAGCTCGATCAACGACGAGGTCGAGCGGCTGCGCCACTCCGCGACCAACTCGCTGCTCACCCGGCGCGACGTCATCGTCGTGGCCACCGTGTCGTGCATCTACGGCCTGGGCACGCCGCAGGAGTACGTGGACCGGATGGCCCGGCTCAAGGTCGGCCAGTCCGTCGACCGCGACCAGCTGCTCCGCCAGTTCGTCACCATGCAGTACACGCGCAACGACCTCTCGTTCACGCGCGGCACGTTCCGGGTCCGTGGCGACACCGTCGAGATCATCCCGCAGTACGAGGAGCTCGCGGTCCGCATCGAGCTGTTCGGCGACGAGATCGAGCGGATCTACACCCTGCACCCGCTGACCGGCGAGATCGTCCGCGAGGAGCAGGAGTACTACATCTTCCCCGCGTCGCACTACGTCGCCGGCCCCGAGCGGCTCGAGCGCGCGGTGGGCACCATCGAGGCCGAGCTCGCGGACCGCCTCGCGGAGCTCGAGCGGCAGAACAAGCTGCTGGAGGCCCAGCGGCTGCGGATGCGCACCACGTACGACATGGAGATGCTCCGACAGGTCGGCACCTGCGCCGGCGTCGAGAACTACTCGCGGCACTTCGACGGCCGCGCCCCCGGGTCGGCGTCGAACACCCTCATCGACTACTTCCCCGAGGACTTCCTCCTCGTCATCGACGAGTCGCACGTCACCGTGCCGCAGATCGGCGGGATGTACGAGGGCGACATGTCCCGGAAGCGCACCCTCGTGGACCACGGCTTCCGGCTGCCCTCGGCGATGGACAACCGGCCGCTGCGGTGGGAGGAGTTCCAGGAGCGGATCGGGCAGACCGTCTACCTGTCGGCGACGCCCGGCCCGTACGAGCTCGGCCGCGTCAAGGGCGACGTCGTCCAGCAGATCATCCGCCCGACCGGCCTGGTCGACCCCAAGGTCGTCGTCAAGCAGACCAAGGGCCAGATCGACGACCTGCTCGCCGAGATCCGGGAGCGCACGGCCAAGAACGAGCGCATCCTCGTCACCACCCTCACCAAGAAGATGGCCGAGGACCTCACCGACTACCTGCTCGAGCAGGGGGAGCGGGTCCGCTACCTGCACTCCGAGGTGGACACGCTGCGCCGGGTCGAGCTGCTGCGGGAGCTGCGGCTGGGGGAGTACGACGTCCTCGTCGGCATCAACCTGCTGCGCGAGGGCCTCGACCTGCCCGAGGTGTCGCTCGTCGCGATCCTCGACGCGGACAAGGAGGGCTTCCTCCGCTCCGCCACCGCGCTCATCCAGACCATCGGCCGGGCGGCCCGCAACGTCTCCGGCGAGGTCCACATGTACGCGGACCGGATCACGCCGTCGATGGAGCAGGCCATCGACGAGACCAACCGGCGCCGCGAGATCCAGGTGGCGCACAACCTGGCCAACGGCATCGACCCGACCCCGCTGCGCAAGAAGATCGCCGACATCACCGACCTCATCGCTCGCGAGGACGAGGACACCCGCTCGCTGCTCGGCGGGTCCGGCCGCCGGCAGTCGCGGGGCAAGTCGCGCGACGGCGCGGTGTCGCCGCTGCCGGTCAGCCGGCACGAGGGCATGCCCCAGGCGGAGCTCGCCGACCTCATCCAGCAGCTCAGCGACCAGATGCACGCCTCGGCCGCCGAGCTGCAGTTCGAGGTGGCGGCCCGGCTCCGCGACGAGATCGGCGACCTCAAGAAGGAGCTGCGCGGGATGCAGGCGGCGGGCGTCTAGCGAGTACACCGGCGGACCCGGCCCGCGGGGCTCCCGCGGGCCGGGGGTCCGCGGGGTCCGGGGCGTCAGCCCCGGCGGCGGGTCACCAGCCTCGGGAGCGCCAGTCCTCGAGCGACCCGCGCTCGGCGCCCAGCGTCGTGCCGTCACCGTGGCCCGGCTGCACGAGCGTGCTGTCGTCGAGCCCGAACAGCCTGTCGGTGACGTCGTCGAGCAGCGACGTGAACCGGGCCGCGTCGCCCCGGGTGTTCCCGACGCCGCCCGGGAACAGCGAGTCGCCGGTGAGCGCGAGCGTCGGGTGGGGTGCCGCGCCGGGCACGACGAGGGCGACCGAGCCCGGCGTGTGCCCTCGCAGGTGCACGACCGCGACGACGAGCTCGCCGACCTCGACGACGTCGCCGTGGTCGAGGAGCCGGTCGGCGGCCACCGGCAGGTCCCCGGCGTCGTCGCGCCCCACCAGGGCGGGGGCGCCGGTGGCGGCGACCACGGCGGGCAGGGCGCGGTGGTGGTCCCAGTGCCCGTGCGTGGTGACCACGCCGACCAGGTCGGTGGCGGCACGGCCGGAGACGTGGGCGGCCTCCTCCACCAGCGCGAGCACCGCGGGCGCGTCGTCGGCGGCGTCGACGAGCAGCTGTGCGCCCGTCGCGGCGCAGGTGAGGACGTACACGCAGTTGTCCTGCTCGCCGACCGAGGCCTTGCTCAGCACGACCGGGCCCAGGTCGACGTGCAGCGCCCCGCCGCCCGGCTCGGTGTGCAGGGCCGGCAGGAGCGGGTCCCCCGGCGACAGCAGCTCGCTCACCACTCGCTCCTGACCTCGTGCACCTGGTCGATCGCCTCGGCCGCCCGCACGAGCGCCAGGTGGCTGAAGGCCTGCGGGTAGTTGCCGGTGAAGCGCCGCGCCGCGGGGTCGTACTCCTCCGCGAGCAGGCCGAGGCCCGGGGTGGCGAGCCCGCACAGCCGGTCCATGAGGGTGGTGGCCTCCTCGCGGCGACCCACCCGGGCCCAGTGCTCGACGAGCCAGAACGAGCAGGCGAGGAACGGGTGCTCGTCGCCGGCCAGGCCGTCGACGTCGGTCTCGGTCCGGTAGCGGAGCACGAGCCCGTCGCGCATCAGGTCGGACTCCACGGCGGCGACGGTGGCGAGCATGACCGGGTCGTCCCAGTCGAGGAACCCGACCTGGGCGGCCTGGAGCAGGGCCGCGTCCACGCTGGTGCCCCCGAGGTACTGCACGAGGTTGCCCCGCTCGGGGTCGACGCCCGTGGCGAGCACCTGGGCCCGGATGGTGTCGGCCATCTCCTGCCACACCTCGACGTGGCCGGGCCGGCCGAAGTCGCGCGCCGCGCGCACGCCACGGTCGAACGCGGCCCACGCCATGATCCGCGAGTGCGTGAAGGCGCGCAGGTCGCCCCGGATCTCCCAGATGCCGTTGTCGGGGGTGTCCCAGACCTCGGCGAGGTGGTCCAGCAGCGCCGCCTGCAGCGACCAGCTGAAGACGTCGGTGTGCAGGCCGGCCGCGCGGGCCGCGTGCAGGGCGACCATGACCTCGCCGATGACGTCGACCTGCAGCTGCGAGGCCGCGGCGTTGCCGACCCGGACCGGCGAGGAGCCCTCGTAGCCCGGCAGGTGGTCGAGCGTGTACTCCTCGAGCCGGCGCTCGCCGCCGACGCCGTACATGATCTGCACGTCCTCCGGGGCGCCCGCCACGGCCCTCAGCAGCCAGGAGCGCCAGCTGTCGGCGCTCTCGAGGTAGCCGTGCGCGAGCAGCGCCTCCAGGGTGAGGGCGGCGTCGCGGAGCCAGCAGTACCGGTAGTCCCAGTTGCGGACCCCGCCGAGCTCCTCGGGCAGCGACGTGGTCGGGGCCGCGACGATGCCGCCGGTGTCCTCGTGGCTCAGCGCCCGCAGCGTGAGCAGCGAGCGGCGGACGGCGCCGGCGTAGCGGCCGTCGTGCCGGCAGCGTGACGCCCAGTCGCGCCACCAGGTCTCGGTGCGGTCGATGGCCGCGGTGACGTAGACCGGCTCCGGCGGCGGCCGGTGCGACGGGTACCAGGTGAGGACCAGGTCGTTCCGGCCGCCCGCGGCGACGTCGAAGACGCCGACGTGGCGGTGGTCCTCCGGGACGGGCAGCGGGTCGCAGCGCAGCAGGAGCGCGTCGGGCCCGGCGACCGCGAGCAGCGCCTGGGCGCCGCCCTCGCTCGTGGCCGACGTCGCCGCGTTGGGGCCGGAGCCCACGCCGCGGACCCGCTCGGGGCGTGGCGCGGGCAGGGCGAACGCGGCGTCCACCGTCACCCCGTCGTCCTTGATCCGGCGCACCCACGGCACGTCGCGGCCGTAGCCGAACCGGATGACGAGCTCCTGCCGCATCCGGACGCTGCCCTCCAGGCCCTCGACGCGGCGGACCAGGTCGGCGCGGCGGCCGCCGACCGGCATGGTCTCGACCACCCGCACGGCGCCGGTCGAGGTCCGCCAGACGGTCTCCAGGGTGAAGGTGTCGTCGCGGTAGGCGCGCGACTCGACGACGGCGTCCTCGTCGAGGGGCGCCAGGACCCACCGGCCGTTGTCGCCGTCGCCGAGCAGCGCGGCGAAGCAGGCGGGGGAGTCGAAGCGCGGGAAGCAGAGCCAGTCGACGCTGCCGCGGTCGGAGACGAGCGCGGCCGAGTGGAGGTCGCCGAGGAGCGCGTAGCGCTCGATCGGGACCGCGGGGGCGGGGGTCACGGCGGGACGGTACCCCCGGGCGGAGCGGCCGGACCGCGGCGCGCCAGCCCGCGGCGCCAGGGCCCCGCGCCGGGTGACCGGGACCGGCCGCGCGTCGTGGTGCAGGGCCTCGCGCCGGACGGCGGTGTCGGTGGGCCGACCTACGATGGGGGTGTGGCAGACCGTCTCGTCGTCCGTGGTGCACGTGAGCACAACCTCAAGGACATCGGGGTCGACCTCCCGCGCGACTCGCTCGTCGTGTTCACCGGCCTGTCGGGGTCCGGGAAGTCGTCCCTGGCCTTCGACACCATCTTCGCCGAGGGCCAGCGCCGCTACGTGGAGTCCCTCAGCGCCTACGCCCGGCAGTTCCTCGGCCAGATGGACAAGCCGGACGTCGACTTCATCGAGGGCCTGTCTCCCGCGGTGTCCATCGACCAGAAGTCGACCAACCGCAACCCCCGGTCGACCGTCGGCACCATCACCGAGATCCACGACTACCTGCGCCTGCTGTACGCGCGCGCCGGGCGGCCCCACTGCGTCCGCTGCGGCGAGCCGATCGGCCGGCAGACGCCCCAGCAGATCGTCGACCGCCTGCTCCAGCTGCCGGACGGCACCCGGTTCCAGGTGCTCGCCCCGGTCGTCCGCGGCCGCAAGGGCGAGAACCTCGAGCTGTTCCGCGAGATGCAGGGCAAGGGCTTCTCGCGCGCCCGGGTCGACGGCGAGGTCGTGTCGCTGGCCGAGCCG
Coding sequences within:
- the uvrB gene encoding excinuclease ABC subunit UvrB, with the translated sequence MRPVTDITRSLAPFQVISEFSPSGDQPAAIKDLATRVNRGDKDSVLLGATGTGKSATTAWLVEQVQRPTLVMVQNKTLAAQLANEFRELLPNNAVEYFVSYYDYYQPEAYVPQTDTYIEKDSSINDEVERLRHSATNSLLTRRDVIVVATVSCIYGLGTPQEYVDRMARLKVGQSVDRDQLLRQFVTMQYTRNDLSFTRGTFRVRGDTVEIIPQYEELAVRIELFGDEIERIYTLHPLTGEIVREEQEYYIFPASHYVAGPERLERAVGTIEAELADRLAELERQNKLLEAQRLRMRTTYDMEMLRQVGTCAGVENYSRHFDGRAPGSASNTLIDYFPEDFLLVIDESHVTVPQIGGMYEGDMSRKRTLVDHGFRLPSAMDNRPLRWEEFQERIGQTVYLSATPGPYELGRVKGDVVQQIIRPTGLVDPKVVVKQTKGQIDDLLAEIRERTAKNERILVTTLTKKMAEDLTDYLLEQGERVRYLHSEVDTLRRVELLRELRLGEYDVLVGINLLREGLDLPEVSLVAILDADKEGFLRSATALIQTIGRAARNVSGEVHMYADRITPSMEQAIDETNRRREIQVAHNLANGIDPTPLRKKIADITDLIAREDEDTRSLLGGSGRRQSRGKSRDGAVSPLPVSRHEGMPQAELADLIQQLSDQMHASAAELQFEVAARLRDEIGDLKKELRGMQAAGV
- a CDS encoding MBL fold metallo-hydrolase; translation: MHTEPGGGALHVDLGPVVLSKASVGEQDNCVYVLTCAATGAQLLVDAADDAPAVLALVEEAAHVSGRAATDLVGVVTTHGHWDHHRALPAVVAATGAPALVGRDDAGDLPVAADRLLDHGDVVEVGELVVAVVHLRGHTPGSVALVVPGAAPHPTLALTGDSLFPGGVGNTRGDAARFTSLLDDVTDRLFGLDDSTLVQPGHGDGTTLGAERGSLEDWRSRGW
- a CDS encoding glycoside hydrolase family 15 protein, producing MTPAPAVPIERYALLGDLHSAALVSDRGSVDWLCFPRFDSPACFAALLGDGDNGRWVLAPLDEDAVVESRAYRDDTFTLETVWRTSTGAVRVVETMPVGGRRADLVRRVEGLEGSVRMRQELVIRFGYGRDVPWVRRIKDDGVTVDAAFALPAPRPERVRGVGSGPNAATSATSEGGAQALLAVAGPDALLLRCDPLPVPEDHRHVGVFDVAAGGRNDLVLTWYPSHRPPPEPVYVTAAIDRTETWWRDWASRCRHDGRYAGAVRRSLLTLRALSHEDTGGIVAAPTTSLPEELGGVRNWDYRYCWLRDAALTLEALLAHGYLESADSWRSWLLRAVAGAPEDVQIMYGVGGERRLEEYTLDHLPGYEGSSPVRVGNAAASQLQVDVIGEVMVALHAARAAGLHTDVFSWSLQAALLDHLAEVWDTPDNGIWEIRGDLRAFTHSRIMAWAAFDRGVRAARDFGRPGHVEVWQEMADTIRAQVLATGVDPERGNLVQYLGGTSVDAALLQAAQVGFLDWDDPVMLATVAAVESDLMRDGLVLRYRTETDVDGLAGDEHPFLACSFWLVEHWARVGRREEATTLMDRLCGLATPGLGLLAEEYDPAARRFTGNYPQAFSHLALVRAAEAIDQVHEVRSEW
- a CDS encoding LacI family DNA-binding transcriptional regulator, which gives rise to MPTSLKDVAARAGVSARTVSNVVNGSGVVAPATRERVQQAVDELGYRPNAAARNLRTGRTGLVGLVVPEIDSPYFSEMAALLAVAVEGRSWTLLTDATGGDAERERRLLGGARRQLVDGLILSPWALTPDDIARHAGAVPLVLIGEHVPDGVVDHVAVDNVAAARAATAHLLALGRRRVAVVGVGANGAGATARLRLQGYHEALAAAGLPRDPALEAGTGALHRADGAAALRRLLDLPEPPDAVFCFTDQLALGALRVALERGLDVPGDLAVVGFDDIEDGRYATPSLTTVSPDKAATARLAVECLADRIAERAAVRAQGGTAPGEAPGGGGTAPARTVVVAHRLEVRESTVGRAVAPG